One genomic region from bacterium BMS3Abin02 encodes:
- the phoP gene encoding alkaline phosphatase synthesis transcriptional regulatory protein PhoP encodes MAQRILVADDDPDILQFIRVNLELEGFQVTEARDGREAIESVMKEPPDLVLLDVMMPKLDGFDVLRRLRTHPSAANTSVILLTARTMPEDRIRGLDLGADDYINKPFDVEELVARVKAVMRRSQTMRDVSPLTGLPGNFRISEEMERRVAERGPIAIVHADLDNFKSFNDHYGFMRGDQVIKYTAHALLEAAAENEDPRVFVGHIGGDDFVALIHPESVEAFCQATIRIFDAGILDFYDTADALRGYVEVSDRRGEQHAYPIISISLGVATNRHRPITSQWEASAVAVEMKEFAKATSGSAYEIDRRTS; translated from the coding sequence ATGGCACAGCGGATCCTGGTCGCGGACGACGATCCCGACATCCTGCAGTTCATTCGTGTGAACTTGGAGCTCGAGGGTTTTCAGGTCACCGAGGCGCGAGATGGCCGTGAAGCGATCGAGTCGGTCATGAAGGAGCCCCCGGATCTCGTCCTCCTCGATGTCATGATGCCCAAGTTGGATGGTTTCGACGTTCTCCGTCGTCTACGGACGCACCCCTCGGCCGCGAATACGTCCGTGATCCTGCTCACGGCGAGAACGATGCCGGAAGACCGTATCCGCGGTCTCGACCTCGGAGCAGACGACTACATCAACAAGCCCTTCGATGTCGAGGAACTCGTCGCGCGCGTCAAGGCTGTCATGCGTCGCTCCCAGACGATGCGAGATGTGTCACCGTTGACGGGGTTGCCGGGGAATTTCAGGATTTCCGAAGAGATGGAGCGGCGTGTCGCGGAGCGCGGGCCGATCGCCATCGTCCACGCCGATCTCGACAACTTCAAATCGTTCAATGACCACTACGGCTTCATGCGAGGCGATCAGGTCATCAAGTACACGGCCCACGCTCTACTCGAGGCCGCGGCGGAGAACGAGGATCCACGGGTCTTCGTCGGGCACATCGGCGGTGATGATTTCGTCGCCTTGATTCACCCCGAGTCGGTCGAGGCGTTCTGCCAGGCGACCATCCGGATCTTCGATGCGGGCATTCTCGACTTCTACGACACCGCGGACGCCCTGCGGGGCTACGTGGAGGTGAGTGACCGGCGGGGGGAACAGCACGCCTACCCCATCATCTCGATATCGCTCGGCGTCGCGACCAATCGACACCGCCCCATCACTTCACAATGGGAGGCGTCGGCGGTGGCAGTGGAGATGAAGGAGTTCGCCAAGGCGACGTCGGGATCCGCCTACGAAATCGACCGCCGTACCTCCTGA
- the rpe gene encoding ribulose-phosphate 3-epimerase — translation MQPARIAPSILAADFAHLAEDVAMVEPYVELLHLDVMDGHFVPNITFGIPVIAALRRCSSLFFDCHLMTTNPDAYFPALRTAGVDLATVHIEVYPDPTRVAAQARAEGLAFGLALNPSTPFEAVEPFVELVDLLLVMSVHPGFGGQSFIGDSLEKVEIARKFIDSHSLPTDIEIDGGVSSENARAAREAGADVFVAGSAIFGSADPVAAVQELRASVESME, via the coding sequence ATGCAGCCTGCACGCATCGCCCCTTCGATCCTCGCGGCGGACTTTGCACATCTCGCAGAGGATGTCGCGATGGTCGAGCCATATGTCGAGCTTCTCCATCTCGATGTGATGGATGGACACTTCGTCCCGAATATCACCTTCGGTATACCGGTCATCGCCGCTCTGCGGCGCTGTTCCTCGTTGTTCTTCGATTGCCATCTGATGACGACGAATCCCGACGCCTACTTTCCGGCGTTGAGGACCGCAGGAGTCGATCTTGCCACGGTGCACATCGAGGTGTACCCGGACCCGACGCGAGTCGCCGCACAGGCCCGGGCCGAAGGGTTGGCGTTCGGCCTCGCCCTGAACCCGTCCACACCGTTCGAAGCGGTGGAACCGTTCGTCGAGCTCGTCGATCTCCTGCTCGTGATGTCGGTGCATCCGGGGTTCGGAGGCCAGTCGTTCATCGGCGATTCCCTCGAAAAGGTCGAGATAGCGAGAAAGTTCATTGATTCTCACAGCCTGCCGACCGATATAGAGATTGACGGTGGTGTGAGTTCTGAGAATGCCCGTGCTGCACGGGAAGCCGGAGCGGACGTGTTCGTGGCCGGAAGCGCGATCTTCGGGTCGGCGGATCCGGTCGCAGCCGTGCAAGAGCTCAGAGCGTCAGTCGAATCGATGGAGTGA
- the fmt gene encoding methionyl-tRNA formyltransferase: MTRIVFLGTPASAVPTLRTLREQVVMVVTRPDRGAGRLRKPRPSPVKTAALQLGIDISQPERSADLAATIDSAEADVAVVVAFGMLIPPHVLSMPARGFVNVHFSLLPRWRGAAPVERAILAGDRETGVTIMQLDEGLDTGPLLASRRMRIESEFDAVCLTSELGDLGAELLAETLPPYLRGELQPRAQPDEGVTYAKRIDVSEMKIDPSMSAEVLDRVIRAFTARGGAYGFHDGERVKVWRARLASGGPDLEPGRLAVREGAVFLGTARGDLELLEVQPAGRKRMEAAAWARGRKLGTLG, encoded by the coding sequence ATGACCAGGATCGTCTTCCTCGGCACGCCCGCGTCGGCGGTCCCGACGTTGCGGACTCTGCGCGAGCAGGTCGTGATGGTCGTCACGCGACCCGATCGAGGCGCCGGCCGCCTGCGAAAACCGCGGCCCTCGCCGGTCAAGACGGCAGCGTTGCAGCTCGGAATCGACATATCCCAGCCGGAGCGATCGGCCGACCTGGCTGCGACCATCGACTCGGCCGAGGCCGATGTGGCGGTCGTGGTTGCCTTTGGGATGCTCATCCCACCGCATGTCTTGTCCATGCCTGCGAGGGGGTTTGTGAATGTTCACTTCTCGCTCTTGCCACGGTGGCGTGGTGCCGCTCCGGTCGAGCGGGCCATCCTGGCCGGCGATCGTGAAACCGGAGTAACGATCATGCAGCTGGACGAAGGACTCGATACGGGCCCCTTGCTGGCCAGTCGAAGGATGCGGATCGAGAGCGAATTCGATGCGGTATGTCTCACGAGTGAGCTCGGCGACCTCGGAGCAGAGCTTCTGGCCGAGACACTCCCGCCATACCTTCGTGGGGAGCTTCAACCGCGAGCGCAACCGGACGAGGGCGTCACCTACGCGAAGCGCATCGACGTGTCCGAGATGAAGATCGACCCTTCGATGTCCGCGGAGGTCCTCGATCGGGTGATCCGTGCCTTCACGGCACGCGGAGGTGCCTATGGTTTCCACGATGGCGAGCGAGTAAAGGTGTGGCGAGCCCGCCTGGCATCGGGTGGGCCCGACCTCGAGCCCGGTCGACTTGCCGTCCGCGAGGGAGCAGTGTTCCTTGGAACGGCCCGAGGCGACCTGGAGTTGCTCGAAGTGCAACCCGCCGGACGGAAACGAATGGAGGCCGCTGCATGGGCGCGTGGCCGCAAACTCGGCACGCTTGGCTAG
- the def gene encoding peptide deformylase, producing the protein MLASMSIFPIRTFGDPVLRSRAGEVAQIDDSIRRLVDDLIETMRDAPGVGLAAPQIGVSKRVVVFDVGDGPKALINPVLLETSGEWVFEEGCLSVPNRFWPIERPAFARARGLDEFGEVVEYAGEELLGRVLQHEIDHLEGMLLIGRLERRVRKQALRDLREEALGLDQ; encoded by the coding sequence ATGCTCGCGAGCATGTCCATCTTTCCCATCCGTACGTTCGGGGATCCGGTGCTCAGAAGTCGCGCCGGCGAGGTCGCGCAGATCGATGACAGCATCCGGCGCCTCGTCGATGACCTGATCGAAACGATGCGCGACGCGCCCGGTGTCGGGCTGGCGGCTCCCCAGATCGGCGTTTCGAAACGGGTCGTGGTGTTCGACGTGGGAGATGGTCCGAAAGCACTCATCAATCCGGTACTGTTGGAAACATCCGGCGAGTGGGTCTTCGAAGAAGGTTGCCTTTCCGTGCCAAACCGATTCTGGCCGATCGAACGGCCGGCGTTTGCCCGGGCGCGTGGGCTGGACGAGTTCGGCGAGGTGGTCGAGTACGCAGGCGAGGAACTGCTCGGGCGAGTGCTCCAGCACGAGATCGATCATCTCGAGGGAATGCTGCTCATCGGGCGTCTCGAACGGAGAGTTCGCAAACAGGCGCTGCGAGATCTCCGCGAGGAGGCACTGGGACTCGACCAATGA